The genomic region GGAAAATAGATTGTAGATACTTCCTACATTTATATAGATTTTAAGATCATATATCTCAACTTTTTATCTGTTTTTCGGATAATTCCTTTTCAAATATATGGTAAAATCAGGTTGGACTAAAGAAATTCCGATATCAAAGGGAGAGAATATTGTGAGTGAGAAAAAATCAATTGAACGAATACCTTCACCAAACACTGCTACGAGTCTACAAGAAGACTTTCGAAAGTTAGGGATCGAAAGAGGGATGGTTCTTATTGTTCATTCATCTCTTAGTTCATTAGGGTGGGTGTGTGGTGGCCCCGTTGCCGTTGTAGATGCTCTAATGAAAACTGTAGGAGAAGAAGGAACGATTGTTATGCCAACGCAGACTAGTGGTAATTCTGATCCGGCAGGTTGGCAGAATCCGCCAGTACCAGAGGAATGGTGGTCTACGATTCGTGAGGAAATGCCTGCATATAACTCTAAGTTCAGCCCATCAAGAGGAATGGGACAAATCGTTGAGACCTTTAGAACGATGCCTGGGGTAAAAAGAAGCCAACATCCAGCATATTCCTTTGCTGCATGGGGCAAGTATGCGGATTATATACTAGCTGAACAACCTCTGGAATCAGGGTTTGGCCCTGATTCACCATTAGGAAAGATCTATCAATTAGATGGCTCTATTTTATTGCTAGGGGTTTCTCATGACAGTAACACGTCCTTACACATGGCTGAGCATTCAATTCAAGACCGAAAGAGAGTTGCAAAAGGTGCAGCCCTTATTGAGGACGGTCAACGTGTATGGAAAACGTATGAAGAAATTGAATATGATGCAGATATATTTGAGAACATTGGTAAACAATTTGAAGAAACCAACCCATTGAAGGTTGCAACGATTGGATTGGCCACTTGTAAACTAATGAAACAAAGACAGATCGTTGATTTTGCGAGAGAATATTTTAATAAAGGCGTGCAAATAAATTAAAATGGAAGGGTTCGTTTTCTATTAATAGAGGATGAACCCTTTATTGATGTTTTGGCTTACTTAAAATAATAAAACTTCACTTCAAGTCTTGCTTCAATTTCTAATTGACCGGGTTCAATAGGAGTTGTAACAGCGCCGATCATCTGAGTACTGTATAGAGATTGTTGTGGAAGAACTGGACGTTCTGAAGTCATCTCTTTTATGTGTAAAGGAATGGGATGAAGACTAAGTCCCATTGTCCCGATGATGGTTTGTGCATTTATGAAGGCATTGTGTAAAGCCTTATTTAAAGCTTCCTGATAGTAAATATCCTCGCTCTTAACAGAAAACTGGAAGTCATTTATTCTATTTGCACCATTAGCAACTGCTGTATCAATTACTGCCCCCACTTGAGATACCTGATCTAGATTGATTAGCACATTATTTGAAACCTCATAACCCAGGAAATTTTGTTTCCCCTCAAGATATTCATATAATGGTTGAATACGATAACTTTCGGTTTGAATTTTCTCCTGAACAACGCCCAATTGTTTAATAGATTGAATGACTTGTTGAGTAATCACAGCATTTTCCTGCTGAGCATCCACAAGCTGAACACCTTGTGTAACAACTCCTATTAAGATTTTGACAACATTCGGTTTAATGAAGACCTTACCTGTGCCATTCACGGTTAATATTTGCACGTTTTTGTACAAATTCCTATCCCCTTTCAAAGATAACGTTACTTTATCTCATGTAAGATCTGATTTATTTATGTCTAATTTAAGTAGGTTGCTAAAAAAAATATTATTTTTAAAAGTAGTGATATTCATCACATTAAAAACCTATCAGCTACTTTATGATCAGTGTAGAAAAGGAATCCAAGTTTTTACCATCTTATCGAATGATTATAAGAAGAGGATGTGTGATTCATGATAAACAAGTTTTCCAAAGTTCTGGTTGCCTATGATGGTTCAGATTTAAGTAAAAAGGCAGTAGAGTATGCAAAAAATCTTGTCCAAAATGATGAGAAAGCGGAATTAGAGGTTGTAACAGTTATGACTGTAAGTACATTTATAGGTGCTTATGAGGCGTATTCTTTTATGGAGATGAGGAAAGTAGCCGAAGCAGCAGCGAATACTAGAGTAAGAGAAGGGAAGCAACTGTTAGAGGGTATCCCTAATAAAACAGGTGTGCAGATCCTAGAGGGTGACCCGGCTATGCAAATAATTCAATATGCGGAAGAGAAGAACTTTGATGTGATTGTCATGGGAAGTAGAGGATTAGGAAAAGTTAGAGAGTTCTTCTTAGGTAGTGTGAGCCATAACGTGGTGCAAATGGCAAAATGTCCTGTTTTTATTATTAAATAATATTGGGACGGAGGGACAGGTACACTGTCCCAGTGAAATTCTAAAAAAATTAACAAAAGAAGCAGGAGAAATTGCCGTCTTCTTCCTTACAGTTAAAAAGTTATAGATAGTAAAGGATGTGACCCAAATGGAAAAGCCATCTAAAATTCTTGTTGCCTATGATGGATCAGAGTTGAGTAAAAAAGCATTGGAATATGCTAAATTTCTAGTATCAGATCATGAACAAGCGGAACTAGAGGTTGTAACGGTGATGATGTATCTAGGTGCTTATGATGCATACTCATTTAAGGAATTAAGAAAGACTGTCGAATCTGAAACTAGCCTACTAGTAGAAGAAGTGAAAGATATGTTAAGCTCTGTTCAAAATCCAACATCAGTTCATATGCTAGAAGGAGACCCTTCTCTTCAAATTATCAAATTGGCTGAAGAAAAGGGAGTTGACACAATCGTCTTGGGTAGTAGAGGTTTAGGTCGATTTAAAGAATTTTTCTTAGGCAGTGTGAGTCATAACGTGGTCCAAATGGCAAAATGTCCGGTTTTGATCGTAAAATAATATCACACGTTATGTTCTGATATAGCGCTAAACTAAATAGTATAGAGTAAACAAACCCACCTTTTTGATGCGAGGTGGGTTTGTTTAGTTTAAGGTGGGACAAGGAACCTGTCCCCGTGTCCCGGGACAAGGAACCTGTCCCCTTGTCCCGTTGGTGATATAATATGAGTGTAGTAGTTTACTTGGTGGAATGTGAGGATCATTATGGAGAAGATTAAATATTATATAACCGTTGTCTATCAGAGTATTCGACGGTTTTGGAGAGAGAAAAGACTAAATAAAATTCTGCTTCTACTTTTTTTATTGTTCATTTTGTTTACGATGGCGTTTTTTACTTTTATGGCAGCAACGGCGAATATTGAATCGTTAAAAAGTGGATTGAATCAAGCTACTGTTATTTATGATAAGGATGATGAGGTTGCAAGTGAGATTGTAACGAATCGGACAAAAGGTGTACTTTATGAGGAGCTTCCTGAGCATGTTCAGCATGCAGTGATTGCGATTGAGGATCAACGTTTTTATGAGCATAATGGATTTGATATAAGGGGAATGACTCGAGCCTTTTTCAAAAATTTGGTGGCTGGTAGAATTACTGGTGGGGGAAGTACAATCACGCAACAACTAACGAAAAACGCTTTACTTTCTCCTCAAAAAACATATAGGAGAAAGATAGAAGAGCTTTTTTTAGCGGTTGAAATAGAGAAGAATTATAAGAAAGAAGAAATCTTGGAAATGTACGTGAATCAAGTTTATTTTGGTAGTGGGGCTTGGGGCATCAACCAAGCTTCGATGAAATATTTTAATAAACCAATTCAAGATGTTAGTATTAGTGAGGCTGCGATGCTAGCGGGATTATTGCAAGCACCTTCAGCCCGAAATCCATATAAAAACTATGATCAGGCTTTGGAAAGAAGAAATGTTGTCTTAAAAAAGATGCAAGAACAAGGCTATATATCTAAAGAGGCATATAACAAGGGAATAAAAGAAGAGATTACGCTAGAGGATGGCGGAGGAAGTGCTATTAAACGCCAGTATCCTTATTACACGGATGCAGTGATTGATGAGGCTATTCTTCGTTATGGTCTAACGCAAGAGGAGATTTTAACAAGAGGTTATCGTATTTATACTGAGATGGATCAGTCCATTCAAGCTTCTTTGGAAAACGTGTATGAGCAAAACTCTTTATTTCCAAAAGGAAAGCAAGGAACATTAGTTCAAAGTGGTGCCGTTTTAATTGATCCCGCATCAGGAGGAGTCCGAGGACTAATCGGAGGACGCGGGGATTATGTATTCAGGGGATTTAACAGAGCAACTCATATGAAGGCACAGCCAGGTTCTACTCTAAAGCCTATTGCCGTCTACAGTCCTGCACTAGAAGCTGGCTATGGCACAACCTCTATGTTAGTGGACGAACCGATTACCTTTGGGGAATATCAACCTCAAAATGCTTCAAGAGAATTTAAAGGTGAAATGCCAATGTACGAGGCTCTACAAATATCACAAAATGTTCCGGCAGTATGGCTTTTAGATCAAATTGGTTTGCAAAAAGGGTTAGACTCTGTCAAGAGATTTGGAATTCCAATTGAAAAGGAAGATGAGTATTTAGGAATTTCTCTTGGTGGGATGCATAAAGGAGTATCACCACTACAGTTAGCAGAGGCCTACTCTGTATTTCCTAATAAGGGAATGAAACAGGATAGTCATCTTATTACAAAGATTGTGGGACCTACAGGAAATATCATTGCAGAACACAAACCGGCAAGTGTTAGAGTGATATCAAAAGTGGTCGCAAACGAAATTACATCCATGCTTTTATATGTTGTAGAGTCTGGAACTGGAAAAGGAACTCAACTAGAGGGTGTAGAATTAGCAGGTAAAACAGGATCTACACAGTTACCATACAGTGATATTAAGGGAACAAAGGATCAATGGTTTGCCGGGTATACACCTAATCTTGTAGGTGTTGTATGGCTTGGGTATGATATAACGGACAGAGAGCATTATTTACCTAATAGTACAGGAGAAAACGTCGTACCAATTTTCCGAGCCATTATGGAACAAGCAGTGAAACATACAGAACCACAAGAATTTGATGTGGCCTCCGTCAATGATAGGCTAGCAGGTAATGACAAGATAGAACATGAAAAATATAAAGAAGCAGTAAAAGAATCTGTTGAAAAAATAAAAGAAAAAATCACAGAAGAAGCGCCCGGTTGGAAGGAAAAAATAGATGCAACTCTGATCAAAATTGTAGATCAAGTTGTAGACCTGATTCAGGAATAACCGGGACAAGGGGACAGGCACCTTGTCCCAGAAGGAGTTGAGTAAATATGTCACGACCTAAAAATGTTCTATTAGGTTTAACGGGTTCAATTAATTTAGCTAATATTCATTCGTATATAGCTGCCATGCAACACTCTTTTGGCTGTAGAATTCATATCATGATGACACCTTCTGCACAAACCTTTATACCGGCAAGTACATTAACACATAGCATAGATGGCCATGTATTTGTTGACTTGTCTGAGAAAGGTGGGTTTAAGATGCCCCATGTTGAACTAACTCATTGGGCGGATTTGATTGTCATTTTGCCAGCTTCAGCAAATACGATTGCTAAAACTGCACATGGTTTTTCACAAGATATTGTATCTGCTACGGTACTAGCTTCTGAGTCACCGACCCTCTTCTTTCCTAGTATGTATATAGGAATGTGGCGGAAAAAAAGTGTACAACGAAATGTAGAGATGCTTCGTGAGGATGGTTTTATTGTCTATGCTTCAGATACGAAACTAGATAATAATAGCCCGTTCATAACGGGTGGTTCACTTCCGTCTCCTAATGAGGCCTGCCGATTTATTGCTGACTATATATAATTACTAGTACATATGCACAAATGTTAATAAGGGTATAATAACTGATCATAAGCAGACATTAAACTAAGAAGTTATGCAACCAAACCTCAATAATAAAGGTGATTAAATGACAACCAGTATAGGATGGAATTTAGAAAACAGCTATACCACTTTACCGGATACTTTTTTTACTAGATATAAGCCAACCCCAGTACGTTCACCACAACTGGTCATTTTCAACGAATCCTTGGCATCGACCTTAGGGTTAAATGCCCAAGTGCTACAAAGTGAAGAAGGAATATCAGTTGGGGCTGGAAACTCGATACCTGAAGGTGCTGAACCTCTTGCCCAAGCTTATGCAGGTCATCAATTTGGACATTTAAATAAGCTTGGAGATGGAAGAGCTTTGCTACTTGGTGAGCAAATTACACCTACAGGAGAGCGATTTGATATCCAGCTTAAAGGATCTGGTCGGACGCCCTATTCTCGTGGGGGTGATGGACGTGCATCACTAGGACCTATGCTACGTGAATATATTATAAGTGAGGCCATGTATGCGCTAGGGATACCAACCACTCGAAGTTTAGCAGTGGTTTCAACCGGAGAATCTGTAGTTCGTGAAACCGCATTACCCGGTGCGGTTTTGACACGTGTGGCAGCCAGTCATATACGAGTAGGGACTTTTCAATATGCTGCACACTTAGGGACAGTAGAAGATCTTAAAGCATTAGCTGACTACACATTAAAACGACATTATCCAGAAATCCTAGATGATGAAAACCGATATCTTTCACTACTTAAGGAAGTAATGAAACGTCAGGCTTCACTTATTGCAAAGTGGCAGTTAGTAGGATTTATTCATGGAGTCATGAACACTGATAATATGACGATTAGTGGTGAAACCATTGATTATGGCCCTTGTGCTTTTATGGATACATATGACCCAGCAACCGTATTTAGTTCCATTGATCGAGAGGGTCGTTATGCTTATGGAAATCAGCCTCCCATCGCTGCTTGGAATCTTGCTCGATTTGCTGAAACACTGCTACCACTTCTTCATGAGAACCAGGAACAGGCTGTTGAAATCGCACAGAGCACTATTGAGGAGTTTCCAAATCTATATTATGCGAATTGGCTTCCAGGGATGAAGGCAAAGCTTGGTTTATTTACTGAAGAGGATGAAGACAAAGCACTGATTGATGATCTTTTGAACCTGATGCAGAAGCATAAAGCTGATTATACAAATACTTTTCTAGCATTAACGTTCGATACGGTAAAAGAAACAGTCTTCTCTGGTGTCCCCGAATTTATGGATTGGTATAAGCGCTGGCAAGCAAGGCTAGGTAAGCAGGAGGAGTCAAAGGAGTCAGCTCATGAATTAATGAAGAACCATAATCCTGCTGTTATTCCACGGAACCATCGGGTGGAAGAGGCTTTAGAAGCAGCAATAAATGGAGACTTCACTGTTATGCATCGACTTTTAGATGTACTTTCCAAGCCGTTTGCCCACGTCCCTGACCAAACTGAATATTGTAAGTTACCTGTAGATTCTAATCGTCCTTACCGAACGTATTGTGGAACATAGTAAAAATGCTACCCCGAATAGGGTAGCATTTTTATATGTATGCTCTGCAACGAACTTAATGAGAACGTAGCAAGCGGGCGTATTACTTGTTTGTTTCTTCAATAGATTGAAACACTTTATGTGCCATTTGCATAGCCTTTACAGCCTTTGGAAAACCAGTGTATCCACTAAGGTGAATAATGGTTCCGATAATTTCTTCTTTTGAAAGTCCTGCCTTTAAAGCAACTCCAAGATGGAATTCTAACTGTTCGAATGAACCTTGAGTAATTAAGGATGAAATAGTAATCATGGAACGATTAGCCATCGTAATCCCTGTATCTTGACCCCACAGCTCGCCATAACCAAAGCCAACAATCAGATCATAGAAAATAGGTGATACCTTTTCCATTTCGTGTACTTGCTCAATTGCCTGCTTTGAGACAAGTTTTTCTAAAACGTCCATCCCTAGTTGAAATCTTTCTTTTTGATCCATTTTTACTGCCTCCCCATAGTAGGTGGAATTTCATTCTCATCAACCATTATTTCAACCACAACTGGTTGATTCATTTCTTTCATGATCACATAAGCTTCTTGGATAGCTTCCTGAAGTTGTTCTGGGTTATAGCATCTAAACGACGAAAGTCCCATAGATTGCGCGAATAATGCTGCATTTAACGGAGTTTCATAAACCGCTCCTATTGATTTTCCAATCATCTTTCGCATTCCCTTTTCAACCATATCCAATCGCCCATTATTCAAAACTAAAAAAAGAACTGGAGAGTGATAGTTTAATGCAGTTGAAATTTCGGTTCCGTGCATGAACATACAACCGTCTCCAACTAAACATACAATATTCTTATCAGGGGCTGCAAGCTTTGCTCCAATTGAGTAACCAATGCCATGCCCCATTGCTCCAAAGATATCGTCAAAGAAAAAACTACCTGGTTCATAGATGTCAAAGTACTTTATACCATAAAAGGTATGACTTCCATCATCACCGAAAATAATAGCATCATCTGGTAACGTGTTTCGAATGACTTTTAACGTTGTTTCTGAGGTCATTCGTTCATTAGGCTCATTCATATCAAACTGATGGACTTTCCTAGGAAGTATAAATTCTAACTCAACTTTTTCTCTTAGGTTCCTTACAATAAACGAAAGGTTGGAACGAATGTCTCCGATGATCGCGGTTGTAGGGACTTCAATAGTTTTACCAATAAATGTTTGTTCATAATCAAAATGTATAACATGTTTTGGATAAAAGTCCTTTGTAAAACCTGCAATAGACATGTCACTTAATTTCGTACCAATTACAATCATTAAGTCAACGCCTTGTTGAAGGTATTCAGCTGATTCAATCGTTCCACCTAATCCAAAGGCGCCTAAGGATAGTTTGTGATTAGACTTAAATGTTCCTTTTCCACCTGGAGTCGTCATGACTGGTATATTCCAGTTTTCAGCTAGGCGGCGAACCTCTTCATAAGCTCTACTTGAATGTACTCCTTTTCCTAAGTAAAGAAGTGGACGCTTTGCTACGTTTAGCATGTCCACCACTTCATGTAGGGAAGGTGAAATCATCTCAATAGGAGTAGGTAATTCAACAACAAAAGGTTCAATTTCTTCAATTAATATGTCAAAAGCAATAGACAAGTGAACGGGTCCTTTTACACCAGTAAATGCCTTCTCTAGAGCGTGTTGTAGGTATCTTTGAAGTAGGTCTGCACGTTCTACTCGAGCGCTAAACTTTGTCACGGGTTTAAACATTTCTACTAAATCTGTACCAAATATGGAAGAGTCCTGTCCCATTGCTTTTCCAGAATCTTTTGTACCTGGATGTCCAGTAATAATCAGCATGGGTATGTTTGATGCTTTTGCTTGTCCAGCCGCGGTGAGCAAATTTGTCCCACCAGGTCCAGAAGTCCCTATCGCAACACCAAACTTTTCACTCATTAGTGAGTACCCAGCAGCTGAAAAGCCAGCTCCTGTCTCGTGCTTACTAAGCACAAATTCAATATCATATGCGTCTGTCGCAAATATTATCGGAGAAATGGCTTTTCCAGGAATTCCAAAGATGTGATTTGTTCCCCAATGTTTAAAATTTTTAGCTAAAACTAGAGCGCAACTTTCCATTCCTGTGATCAATCCTCTCAGTAATCAATACAAACTCCTAATTTCTTCTCTTAATAGAGCCTGTATATTTTCTAATTCCTCAACTGGAATAGGCTTACTAAATAAGTAACCCTGAATTTCGTCACAATCATACTTCTTTAAAAACTCTAGTTGTTCTTTAGTTTCCACGCCCTCTGCGATTACACGGAGCTGGAGATTATGTGCCAAGGTGATGATTGCTTTTACAATATTTACATCATTATTATCATTTAATATATCTCTCACAAAAGCTCGGTCAATTTTTAAATAATCAATAGGAAAACTCTTAAGGTACTTTAGTGAACTATAGCCTGTACCAAAGTCATCAATACTAAGGCCAACTCCAATGTCCTTTAGCTTTCTTAAGACATTTAGTGAGTACTCTGTATCGACTGCCATGGATTCGGTGATTTCAATGACTAAATACTTAGGATCTAGCCCGGTTTCATCTAACACTTCTTTTACAAAACAGACAAGATTATGCTTAAAGAACTGCTGTGTTGATAAATTGACAGCCACTTTTACCGGCTTCATCCCCATATCCTGCCATTTCTTATTTTGAATACAAGCTTCTCTAATGACCCATTCCCCAATTTGAGAAATTTGGCCAGTATCCTCTGCTAACGAAATGAATTTATCTGGATAGATGAGACCCATTGTTGGGTGATTCCAACGAATTAATGCCTCTAATCCAACAATTTCCCCAGTTGAGTTACAAACTTGAGGTTGATAATGCAAGATAAATTCATTTTTTTTGAGGGCATAGCTAATCTCTGTTTCAAACTTTAGGTTTTGATAAGAATCAGAGTGATTAAGCATGCCAGGCGAGAAGAATACAAATTGGTTCTTCCCTTGAGATTTTGCTTTGTACATGGCGTTATCTGCATGTACCATAAACTCTTCCATTGAAATGGTTTGCTCAGGGTAAACAGCAACACCAATACTAGCCGTTGTGTGAAACTCATAACCATTAACTTGGAAAGGGTTATTAAACTGTTCTAACACCTTTTTACCTACAGATGTTACATAGTTTTCATCTTCATAATCCTTCAGTAGATAGATAAATTCATCTCCACCCATTCGGGCAAGCGTATCGTTCTCACCAAGGCAAGTCATTAAACGGTTTGTCACTTCTGTTAGTAACAAATCTCCTTTAGAGTGACCGAACGTGTCATTTATAATCTTGAAGCGATCTAAATCTAAATAAAGAATGGCTAGCTTTATTTGACTGTCAGCTTCTTTTTGCTTAATGGTTTCTTGAATTTCCTTTTGAATGTAACGTCTATTAGGTAATCCAGTTAAATCATCATGAAAAGCTAAATAATTATACTTTTCTTCTATTAAATAACGATCTGTAATATTTCTAAACTGCCCGAACGCACCGATCAGTTTATGGTCTTCATAGATGGGCTGTGCATCAAATAAACAAACAACCTGGTCGCCATTTATATTTTTAAACTTTAACTCTTCATTTTCGAACTTTTCTTCTTGATTTAGAACACGATTAAAATAGTGACCGGTTAATTCTGAATTTAAAATGCTTTTTCCGATAACAGAACGTTTACTTCGATTTGATATCTCTTGGGCAAAGTTATTAAACTCTGTTGTAATTCCATTCTCATCAGTAATTACAATTCCATTTCTAGTTCTACTTAACATAATTTGATTCATAATATTAAGCTTTCTATTTTGCTTACGTAATAGCAACTCTCTTTCAATTGAATCGACCACTTGAGAAAGCATCGTCAAGAAGAGAGGGTTTTGGAACACAATCGGCATCATGACACAAACGCTACCTAATAAGTTATCTTCATCTGTATAATGGAAGGCAGCACCGTAGCAAGCAATTTCAAATAGAAATTTGTGGTAGTGACTTTCACCAATTAAACTAATCGGATGTCTTTGTTGGAGAGCAAGACTTATCACATTTGTCCCAGTATCCTCTTGGGTAAAAAGACTTCCTTCTCTAATGCCAAAATGCTCGACAGTTTGTTTAATGGTTTCATCACCGACCATATCTAACAGATGCCCTTCAGCATCAGATATTACGATTAGAATAGGTGTACCTTTAAGGGAATCTAATAGTTTATTAGAGAAATAGCTAACAACAGACAAAATCTCCGTGTAAGCCTTTCTTTTAAGGAATAATTCATGATCAGTCATAAACACTTTTGGTGAGGCAATGATATTCGGATCCATTCCACTTTCCTCACACAGTTTTTTAGAGGCAGTTATAAACTCTGGCTCTTGTAACATCAATTTCAGTTCACCTCACAAAATTCGACAATTTCCTATAATACTATAATATCTCTATTTATAGTACATGTCACCACCAATAACAGGGGAAAGTCCCTAAATGCTGCATAATTCTACAAAAACGGACAGTGGTAATGTATGGTAATATAGTTCCTTTTTACCAATATTGTTATTTGTTTTAAATTATTGTATGGGAAATAGTCGTATAGACCTAGATTGTATTTTGAAATTTTTAATGTTTTTTTCCGTTAAAAAAAGCCAGCTCAATGAACATGGCTCTTAAGGTGTTAATATAGGTTGTTAACTTCCATAAATACTTTGCTTTTTCGCATTTCCTAAAATTTCACTAGGTGTACCTGTTTTTGTTATCTTGCCTTGATCCATCACGATAATATGATCAGCTAAGGCTGCTGCATCTGATTGATCGTGAGTGACAAAAATAGATGTAATATTAGCTTTCTTTATGATGCTGCGTAGGTCCTCGCGAATTTGCACCTGTAGATCTGCATCAAGGTTACTGAATGGTTCATCGAACATGATTAGCGAAGGATTTGGTGCAATTGCACGAGCAAGAGCAACACGTTGCTGCTGGCCACCACTTAGCTCGTAGGGATATCTTTTTTCATACCCCATTAAACCAACTAGTTCCAGAACTTCCTTTAAACGCTGTAACTTATCTTGTCTACTCATTTTTCTTAAACCGAATTTCACATTATCCGCAACATTCATATGAGGAAATAACGCATAATCTTGAAATACCAAGCCCACCCCACGTTTCTCAGGTTGGATAAAGTACGAATCACTTACCATGGTGGTATCTCCAATAATAAGTGACCCACTACAGGGAACTTCAAGACCAGCAATAACTCGTAGAATTGTACTTTTTCCACTACCACTTCTACCAAGGATCGAAATAAGCTCACCTTTATTAATACTAAGATTAATATTCTCGAGAGTTAATGCCTTAGCATTACGATATTTAAAGTTAATATCCTTTAGCTCAATAAACATAATTCCGATCTCCTTTCTGTGGGACGAGGGGACAGGTACAGTGTCCCAATCCCTGGGACACTGTACCTGTCCCTATGTCCCTAATCTAGCTCCAGCGCTTTTTACTACTTTTCTATGATTCGGTGGAATACTACGATTGATAGGCTACTTAGTAAGATGATGAGGAGGGAGGCTAAGGCGGCCTCTTGAATCATTTCATCATTTGCATACTGAAATGCCTTTGTTGCTAGCGTATAGAAGTTAAAGGGCTGTAGCAGTAGTGTTAATGGTAGTTCCTTTAAAATGTCGATAAACACGAGGATAAAACCTCCAAACACTGCACCCTTTATCATACGAACGTCTACCCTGAAGAAGGATTGTGTGATGTTATGTCCGAGCATTCGTGAAGCTTCTGTAAATGTTGTCCCAACCTTATCAAATCCGGCTTCTACTGAGTTATAACCTATAGCTAGAAAACGAATAATATAGGCAAATATGAGCATGACGATGCTGAGGCTAAGTATCAAAGTAGGCTCTAACCCAATCATTTCATAGAAGGTAAAGAGATGGTGATCTAAAGCAATAAATACGGTTAATACGCCAATCGCAATAATGGTGCCTGGTATAGAATAACCAAGCACAGTGACCTTTGAGAGTAATTTTGCTGTCACACTATGTGAGAGACGACTAAAATTAGCAATGATTAATGAAATGATTATAATGATAGCTGCAGAAATACTAGCAACAAACAAAGAGTTCCAAACTAGTGTTAAGAAGTCAGGACTTATAATGCGCTCATAGGTCATGAACAACCAATAAATGAGCTGTAATAAAGGAATAACAAAACCTAATGAAAAAATGGTGAAGGCATAACCAAACAGTAACCACCCCTTCCATTTCGGGAGAATATATGGTTGAAGTGGCCGTACCTTTGTAGTGGAGAAGCTGTACTTTTTTCTACCTCTCGCTATTTTTTCAAAGACTAGAATAATGACGACGATTGTCATTAGAACACCCGCAAGCTTAATAGCTGAATCTAGATCTCCCATTCCGAACCAGGCTTGGAAAATGGCAGTACTAAAGGTCTGAATGCCAAAAAACTTTACCACACCATAATCATTTAGAACCTCTAATATGACTAAGCTTACTCCACCAATAATGGCAGTTCTACATAGCGGTAAGACAACTCGGAAAAACACACCAATCGAATTACTTCCTAGTAATCTTGCATTTTCAACAAGGGCGGAAGACTGATTCTCTAAAAA from Bacillus mesophilus harbors:
- a CDS encoding AAC(3) family N-acetyltransferase, which produces MSEKKSIERIPSPNTATSLQEDFRKLGIERGMVLIVHSSLSSLGWVCGGPVAVVDALMKTVGEEGTIVMPTQTSGNSDPAGWQNPPVPEEWWSTIREEMPAYNSKFSPSRGMGQIVETFRTMPGVKRSQHPAYSFAAWGKYADYILAEQPLESGFGPDSPLGKIYQLDGSILLLGVSHDSNTSLHMAEHSIQDRKRVAKGAALIEDGQRVWKTYEEIEYDADIFENIGKQFEETNPLKVATIGLATCKLMKQRQIVDFAREYFNKGVQIN
- a CDS encoding SIMPL domain-containing protein encodes the protein MYKNVQILTVNGTGKVFIKPNVVKILIGVVTQGVQLVDAQQENAVITQQVIQSIKQLGVVQEKIQTESYRIQPLYEYLEGKQNFLGYEVSNNVLINLDQVSQVGAVIDTAVANGANRINDFQFSVKSEDIYYQEALNKALHNAFINAQTIIGTMGLSLHPIPLHIKEMTSERPVLPQQSLYSTQMIGAVTTPIEPGQLEIEARLEVKFYYFK
- a CDS encoding universal stress protein, which gives rise to MINKFSKVLVAYDGSDLSKKAVEYAKNLVQNDEKAELEVVTVMTVSTFIGAYEAYSFMEMRKVAEAAANTRVREGKQLLEGIPNKTGVQILEGDPAMQIIQYAEEKNFDVIVMGSRGLGKVREFFLGSVSHNVVQMAKCPVFIIK
- a CDS encoding universal stress protein, which gives rise to MEKPSKILVAYDGSELSKKALEYAKFLVSDHEQAELEVVTVMMYLGAYDAYSFKELRKTVESETSLLVEEVKDMLSSVQNPTSVHMLEGDPSLQIIKLAEEKGVDTIVLGSRGLGRFKEFFLGSVSHNVVQMAKCPVLIVK
- a CDS encoding transglycosylase domain-containing protein, whose translation is MEKIKYYITVVYQSIRRFWREKRLNKILLLLFLLFILFTMAFFTFMAATANIESLKSGLNQATVIYDKDDEVASEIVTNRTKGVLYEELPEHVQHAVIAIEDQRFYEHNGFDIRGMTRAFFKNLVAGRITGGGSTITQQLTKNALLSPQKTYRRKIEELFLAVEIEKNYKKEEILEMYVNQVYFGSGAWGINQASMKYFNKPIQDVSISEAAMLAGLLQAPSARNPYKNYDQALERRNVVLKKMQEQGYISKEAYNKGIKEEITLEDGGGSAIKRQYPYYTDAVIDEAILRYGLTQEEILTRGYRIYTEMDQSIQASLENVYEQNSLFPKGKQGTLVQSGAVLIDPASGGVRGLIGGRGDYVFRGFNRATHMKAQPGSTLKPIAVYSPALEAGYGTTSMLVDEPITFGEYQPQNASREFKGEMPMYEALQISQNVPAVWLLDQIGLQKGLDSVKRFGIPIEKEDEYLGISLGGMHKGVSPLQLAEAYSVFPNKGMKQDSHLITKIVGPTGNIIAEHKPASVRVISKVVANEITSMLLYVVESGTGKGTQLEGVELAGKTGSTQLPYSDIKGTKDQWFAGYTPNLVGVVWLGYDITDREHYLPNSTGENVVPIFRAIMEQAVKHTEPQEFDVASVNDRLAGNDKIEHEKYKEAVKESVEKIKEKITEEAPGWKEKIDATLIKIVDQVVDLIQE
- a CDS encoding flavoprotein, translated to MSRPKNVLLGLTGSINLANIHSYIAAMQHSFGCRIHIMMTPSAQTFIPASTLTHSIDGHVFVDLSEKGGFKMPHVELTHWADLIVILPASANTIAKTAHGFSQDIVSATVLASESPTLFFPSMYIGMWRKKSVQRNVEMLREDGFIVYASDTKLDNNSPFITGGSLPSPNEACRFIADYI